tccacaaaatgttgctccgattatgagcacttcaccagttccattatgggaattaacgggagatgcttttgacattcaatattgtgacatttagaaaaatgaaaatcccaatatactggcttctcgagtcaaatcacacttgtctgaaacatacccccaccacttaaaaatatatacagacggttctgttctggaaaatcagtttgctggttctggatatgcaattcctgctttgaaaattgaaaagtcatatcatattggaaagggcttctcaatttttacagctgaattaattgccgtccttttgacattaacatatctaattgatctgcccctaaacttgattaatgttttattttgtgtcgattcaaaatcagttctgcagtctatcaaatcaggttgtacgaacattaattataacatcattttttaaataagatttttgattcattgCATTcaaaatgagaggaactaatattgaaatgtgctggattccctcacactgtgggcttttctccaatgaacgtgcagatcatcttgcaaagcttggagctaaaaacgctttaaatgcaattgaacttcctcatcgtttatcatctgaaatgtgtaatattgttgaaagaaatatgcaaaattcctttttgtctttagaagttaacacttctgcatTATTAAATgttaaaagaactggcagggctgttaagagcatggcatttaggttattatttaatgccccatacacaaaatattgtaaaaatattgaatgcatttgcaaggaacgtttaacggtagagcacgttttaacccgctgtttagtactgaaaccttttttgcctccagaaattacggaacatgTGTTACCCGTTTCaattgttaacattttttggaaaaggtTATATATTTCAATCTGTTCTTTATTAAAATTAGCTGGTTATGTATTAAATAGTCCATTTGGTTGtatattgtaggtccccacatgaacctcttttcaaataataataatatacagaagtagtgcatgcaaaatttgattattgatttttttgttgtcctGATCCCGCTTCccacgtcccgcctctcacacacacccttccagtattatggctttttttttctttctccaatcactgacactcaccctctccattttagattttgtactttatcttttccacattctattctctctctctctctctctctctctctctctctctctctctctcttcctttcttagtcccctccccccccctcccctccaacctcaaccgcccccattttcattcgaatatacagaaatgtcgatttctaattaataataacaatcatcattatgatagaaatgataataattcaaataataataatatttattttcagtctaatatcatcatcttcaatgaacagactataaataaataaacgaacgattatgattttttttttttatgtattctttttgaaGAGGATTTagtaaaaagagaaaatatgatAATGCTGCTCAGTTAGGTCCAATGATGAAGATATCATAAAAATCATTTGCTAACTATATAGTTCAGAAGCAttggattttcgaaagaaaatgataaacagaagttcagATGCCTAAACATTAAaatagcaaaacaaaaagcaatcttACAAAATTTCGCTGTAACTGTTATTATtcatttgcagaaaaaaaacccaccccaactaTTATAGGATATATCAttggatgataatttgatagatacacatgaatgtgtgtatgtgtatacaagaATGTTCATTCATTATGGATGGTCGAGCAGACAGATGTTATCAGCTATTTTAtgtttgtctcattttctgtatgtgcattatttgtgtgtgtggtgagaatatTGGTTtactttatgtgtgtttgttttatcttatgcCTATTGAAAATGtgttgttcccccctgtcacaaggactgtacagtcaatgacagtaaaagaTCAAAGCGTCgaacgcgtctctctctctctctctctctctctctctctagtcacacacacacacacacacacacgcgcgcgcgcgcggaagagagagactgagagagatagagggatacagaggagaaaaagagatggagggaaagaaagaggccAGTGTTTCGTAACGTACGTATGAAGACCAGAATGTTGATTGGCTGTGCAGCGTGCTTTCCCTGGATCAATATGACGAAGCTAGGTGGAAAAGCATCctacttcctccacccccaccccccacgccccacacacaaacacccctcctcccccttcgccCCATCCCCCGccgcacatacatacgtacacctcagccttccctgcacacacattaactttttttttatatataccttctcctccacctcacctccgcacacaccccgcccctcccacacagTTACACTTCCcgtcctctccccacctccacgcccaacaactctcctcaccccccagtccgcacgcactcactcgccccacttccccccccctccccgtccccctccctccatccatcccccttccctgcccccatCACTGTGGCCACACTGCTCCGTTCTCATGGTTGTTCGTCAGCACCGCTCCTTCTTCCAAATACGGTTATCGCCAGAACTGGGTCACCGTTCTGTCCACTTTACCCCCTGTGCTGACTGCGTCGTTTGGCAACTTTTTAAAACACTGTCTTGTCCatgttacgcgcgcgcgcgcgcacacacacacacacgcacacacacacacacacacacacacacacaccggcacacaaacacagaacttaAGTGTGTCGCAAGCTTCAATTAGTCGTTCCTGCAACTGACTCAGCTTCCTGCAGCCGGGTTAGCTATGCcgcagcgcttttttttttcttgcatagaAGGTTATGTTATCTTTTCAACGTCGCCACCATTACCATTTCACATTAAATGCAAAATCAATAAACAGAATGACCATTTACAACACTTTCAGCAACAGTAATACATGTACAATATGGTTTGCATGCGTATTTTTAATTCACAAACAAGTAAACTCAAGCGGGCAACAGGAAataattgaagaaagaaagagggaacacacagagagagagaacgaacgaacgaagggggaatcattgataaataataattacaaaatgacatgacacagtaaatagacaattcaaatcaaccaaaaattgttggCACAATATGAACCATATCACCccaaatagtcaacacaaatattcaacaacattcacgagataactgtacttagtctcttcaatccttcatatatatatatatggctaagttatgcagagtacattcctgtcttgaagacatgagtaaactgaacctaaaattagacggatctctatactatttcggttgaataagtttttgtctaaggtcacacaaagcagggcaacataacaaaaaaaatgcaattcatcttctttacccgaactgcataatcaGCATgcatacatgggttcatttagaatgctatacctaaaactatgagaagcaatactagaaataccaaatctaaattttgtcagtgtacattttatatatctgttcagtcctaactcaatgtatggctcaatcacatgcgatgttttaaaaagtctaaactgtgcgaatctatcactagtttgtatatgatcatgccaatcttgccacctgcaatcaataatacgttgtctgaaacactttaagaaacctacaatatcttccaccccttgattatcccatacaaatgcaaaaccatatgtatttgaacactgacgaacactcgttgcccaagtcttcttaccattattatccaaactatataacattttatatgctttaagtggatatctgttttcattcattctagtcaactttagccaatatttaatacatttgatataagaatttagataaatagggtatcagagagagagagagagagaacattgaacatgACATTTCGATTCTCAGCTCAGCACACCATGACAGTCAGATCTCATAGATGACAGGGAACATCcgaaccacaacaaaacaatcgACCACGGCTGGCGGGGATCCCATTCAGCGGTcgaacacaagaaagaaagaagaaaccatcGAAACCGAGGACCACTCCTCTCACCCTTGCAACACGGAATGTCCGCACCCAGCTGGACAGACACGGCACAGAGACTGAGACCTCAGAGGAGAACTGCTCTGATTGGAAgggaactcgccagatacaacatcgacatcgtaGCCTTGAGCAAGACTCGGCTGGCTGACGATGGTGAGCTCTGTGAAAGAGGCGCTGGAGTGGGCGTGGAcctgaagagcgacgtgaggcagCAGGCTTTGCTGTGAAAACCTTCCTCGCTGGCAAGTTGGCTGGTCATCCCAATGGCGTGAATGATCGTCTGATGACGGTGAGAATCCCCCTTtctcaaataatgataataaagtgcaggcttatatagcgcagcacctccatctcagatggggttcaccgtgctttacaataaaaaatacaaatttaagactaagtgtcatAAATGTTCAAAGTCAACACAGCTCCACATCACATTGGCTGAAATagacatatgtaagactaagtgacataaaaatatgtaaatcgacacaggcaccatcacagtctcaaatcacacaggtgcaaatcacagctaaacaaagcacatcacagtcATTCAccatgtcaaaaataaacaccagggaaccaggtatcacgaaaacaacaacaaaaaaccaccagaatcatcacagatgcatacagatcaacacgaagagcacatccagcaacaaaaatcacagcaagcatatgcagacggaaaattttcagtgagaaaagtacagtttcaaaagatatgttttgagtgctctcttgaatgctggtgttggggtgtaacggaggtgtgagggcagtgaattccattgtttaggtgcaacaaaagaaaaggaacgttcacctaAATTTCAGTACGAATCcttggaatggacagtgtgcgcttgtcatttgaagaacgaagttgtctggatggtgaatagacagaaagtagatctgaaagataggacaagaatcagtgaagaaattgacagagagtttgtattgtattcgtgcttgaatggggagacaatgaagggaagcgagtagaggagtgatgtgttgacgtttcttagctttgagagggagttgtgctgcagagttttgaactttttgaagtttgtcaacacagtgtttggggcagccagaAAGAAGAGCATTTCCACAATCTAATCTAGATAGAACATAAGAACAAaccaaagtctttgtggtttctgtggttatatattggcgaatggagctgatttgtcggagtgctgcatatgctgacctacaaatgtggttgatgttTATGTCAAATGTCATGTCATCAGAAAGCATGTACCCTAAACTGCGTGCAGATactgagaaaggtatgtctgaggtccaaaccaggatagatgaaggcttaggcaagtcagaaaatgagtgctttgagtgaatgagaagtgcctcTGTTTAGTTATCATTTAGTTTTgagtttgtgatctgtcatccatgatttgacatctgtgatgcatgactgtaaagtctgtatAGTTTGACCTATTTCTAAAGCTGTGTATCATCTCCGAAAGATTGATTGGAAACAGAGTTACTTTGGGTGAGTGTATGAAGAGGTTTGGCGTACATGATGAAGAGTAAAGGACCTAACacagaaccctgtggaactccgaACAAAACAGGTGCTGGTTGCGATGAGTGATTATTGATAATGACTGTCTGTATGCGACTTGAAAGATAGCTTTTACCCAAGAAAGAGCTAATCCCGAAACTCAATAGTGTTGATGAAGTATTTGTATAAAAGTGTTTGGTCTATGGTGTTAAACGCTACGCTGAGATCTAACAAAGTAAGAACAGAAACATGACCTTGATCAAGTGCCAAAAGTACATCGTTAGTGACCTTGAGAAGTGCAGTTTCTGTACTATGTGAAGGTCTGTATGCTGATTTGTTGGGTGACAGCAGGGAATGTGAGTTTAAGTATTCAAATAACTGACTCAtaacaactttttcaatgatcAAAGACGAAAGTTTGCAACCATTGTCAGTGCATAATTATGCTTCGaccatgaccaaccctgatgagaTAAAGCACAAGTTCTATGATGAACTACACTCTGTCATTATCACTGttcctaaagcagacaagctcgtCATTTTTGGTGACTTAAACGCAAGAGTGGGCTCTGACAGCATCTCCTTGGAATGAGTGATAGGCAAGCATGGAGttggaaacagcagcagcaacggtctGCTTCTCCGTTCCTGTGCTGAACACGGCCTCCTCATCACCAACACAGTCTTCTGCCTCACTACCCACaacaagacatcatggatgcacccccgctctaaGCAACGGCATCTCATTGACAATGTCATCATCAGGAAGAGGAACAGGCAGGATGTACGGGTGACAGAGGCCATGTGTGGTGCAGAGTGCTGGACTGACCATCGTCTCATTGTCTCTATGCTCAACATCCGcgtccaacccaagagacgccctcAGGGCATGAAGACGCCAAAACGCCTGAACATCAACAAGCTGAAGAGCATTGCCGCCAAACAGTCGTTTGTTGCCATGTTGCCATGCTAGAAGAACGCCTGGAGTCCATCTCTCTGGACGATCAGAATGTGGAAGCAGCATGGGCATCCCTCCGCAAAACAGTGTACCACACTGCGGTTTAGTGCGTTGGTCCCATCACCTGTAAACACAAGGACTGGTTTTACGTGAGCTGCACAGAGATCAAACAGCTGCTTGACGAGAAACATTGTATCCACAGAATCCACTTTGATGAACCAAAGTCTATCGCAAAGAAAGATGCTCAGAAGAACATAAAGAAGACCGTCCAAGAGAAGCGGGATTCCTGGCCGAGTAACAAAGCCAATAAGATCCAGGGCTTTGCTGACACGCACGACATGAAGAACTTTTATGCTTCTctgaaagaagtctacagtcCCACCGACTCAGgctgccccccctcccgccctccgctCCCCTTCTTAGTGCTGATGGGACGACACTTCTAATGGACAAGGATAAGATTCTGGAAAGGCAGGCTGAATATTTCAAGAGCGTCCTCAATCATCCCTCAACCATCAACAACCAAGCCATCGATTGGCTGCCCCAAACGAGGCGCTCTATGCCCCACCAACCTTGGGGGAGACACAGAAAGCAATACGTCCCGCtttccagtggcaaagcacctggatcagactccattccagctgaggtctacaaggAAGGTGGTGTGGCTCTGGCTGAAAAACTCCATCAGCTTTTTCAGCTCATATGGCAGTAGGAGACCATCCCACAAGATCTTAAAGATACCtccatcattcacctgtacaaatgAAAAGGGAACCGCCATGGCTGTAATAACCATCATGAGATTTCCTTGCTATCCAATGCAGGGAAAATTCTTGCCAGGATACTCCTCAATTGTCTCATTGCTCATGCCGAGCAAGGTCTGTTGCTGGAGAACCGGTGTGGGTTCCAGAAAGAACGCGGGACATGGTGTTTGTTGCCAGACAACTCCAAGAGAAGTGCCAGGAACGAATGCCAGCCTCTTCTCTAcctttgtcgatctgaccaaggcctttgatTCTGTAAGTAGAGAGGGTCTCTGGAGAATGATGGCGAAGTGCAGATGCCCCAGGAAGTTCATCACCGTCGTGCGCCAGTTCCATGACGGCATGATGGCCAGTGTGCAAGACAATGGAGATGCATCTGAACCGTTCCTTGTGTGCAATGACGTGAAGCAAGGCTGTGTTCTTGCCCCAACCCTGTTCAGCCTTATGTTCTCAGTCTTCAGTGAATCTGATGTGGCCATAGACATCAGGTACCGCACACAAGGTAAACTGTTTAACTTCAGGAGGCTCCTAGTAAGAACCAAGGTCACAACAGATACCATCAGAGACTTCCTGTTCCCAGAAGACTGTGCCCTCAACACTGCCTCAGAAACTGATATGCAATACAGCGTTGACAAGTTATCTGATGCCTGTgacaacttcggtctcaccatcAGTACCAAGAAGACCGAAGTAATGCATCAGTCAGCTCCAGGAAGGTCCTTCATTGAACCCAACATCACCTTCAAGGGTCAACGAGTGAGAGCAGCTGACAGGTTCACTtatcttggcagcacactgtccagaaacgcCACCATCGATGAAGAGGTGAACTCGAGGATCGCAAAAGCCAGTGCCACTTTCGACCAACTACACAACAATGTGTGGAATAGAAGAGGCATCAGCCCTGAAACTAAGCTGAAAGTGTACAGGGCTACCTACGCCGCTGTACGCCTGTGGGACCTGGACAGTTTACCAGCGCCATGCCAAgaaactgaaccacttccacacaacctgCCTCAGGAAGCTCCTTGGGATcaaatggcaagacagggtccCTGACACCGAGGTCCTCTCTCCAGTTTGGGTCTGCCTAGCATTCACATCATCCTGATGCAGTCACAGCTTCGCTGGGCAGGACATGTagctcgcatgccagaccatcagctgccaAAGAaactcttctatggtgagctacaacagggcaagcgctcccatggaagcCAGAAAAAGCGTTTCAAGGCCACACTGAAGTCAgtcctgaaggccttcaacattaACCCAGACACATAGGACCATGCAGCTTTGGACAGATCTGCATGCCGTTCTGCCATCTTCTAAGGTGCCATGACCTGTGAAACCACCGGGGCAGCTGTTGCCGAGCATTGGAGACAGTCGCGGAAAGCCCGAGCCTTGGAATCCCCAACTGCCGcttccatcccctgtccacactgccagagaaaCTTCAGGGCGCATTTTGGACTAACCAGCCATCTGCGCGCACACCGACCcagaaacagaaatagtaaaatgtcagcttccGTTGATGTTGGAGGTTGAGGGCTATCCTCTTGATTGAAATGTCCGCCACTTTGTTTATActggttgctaatttcatctccttcaccTTCCCAAGCGGATGAATTATAAATCAAATCGTCATTATCTGGGTCGAATTTGAAgcaagagtccatcataatttcataGAACACTCACTGCGCAGTAACCCTTTGACGTTTTACCATTTCATTGCGGAAAACCAGATAAAAAACACAAATCTTTCGATTTTTGGAGCGAAACTTCGCGTGCCAGTGAGGAAGGGAGTTAAGTTGgagttggagttacttcccttacctagCAGTTTAATGCACAAAAAGTAATTTATTCAATAGAATATTTGAAACTGGCACCTTACCAGGCGACTGGCTCACTGGTACCATTGTCCCTATTTACAAAAATAAAGGAGACAAAAACGACCCGAATAATTACAGGGGCATCACATTACTCTCATGCAGTGCTAAATTCTTTACTGCTCCACTCAACGAAAGACTATGCACCTTTTCTGATACCGTAGATATTCTTTTCGAaaaccaggctggctttagacCTAACCATTCCACAACTGATCACATCTTTGTAGTGAAATGTTTGAATGACATAATgagaagcaggaagaaaaaaaaagttctgtgctTTCATAGAGTATGAGAAAGCGTTCGACAAAGTATGGCATACAGGCTTATGGACAAAGCTCATTTGCTCTGGAACCAATGGCAAGTTCCTCAATATTGTCAGGAACATGTATAAAGGAATTGTTTCATGTGTTTCCTCAAATGGTACCGTTTCTGAGTCTTTTGCAGTTTACCAAGGTGTTCGCCAAGGTGAAAACctatccccctttttgtttttctttgtacgtGAATGATGTGGAAACCCACCTTATCAGGAATGGTTGCTCCCCTGTCGATATGGGGATAAGCCATGAATACCTCAAACTATTGCTAATTctgtatgctgatgatacagtaATATTTGCTGACTCAGAAGCTAAGCTTCAGAAGGTGCTAAACGAATTAGAAGCATATTGTAATAACTGGAAAATAAGTGTGAATTGCTCCAAAACAAAGATAATGGTATTCTGCGGTAAGAAACTAAATTACCAGTACCCGTTCACACTTAATGGAAATACTCTAGAACACGTTACTTGCTTTAAATACATAGGACTGATTTTCAATTTCAATGGTAAGTTTAGCATAGTTGTAAAACAATTAAAAGATCAGGCCAGACGGGCAATGATGGCACTgttaagaaaaagcagacaactttAGCTCCCTATTTCCTGCCAGTTAGACTTATTCAATTTACTTGTCATGCCAGTATTAACTTATGGTTGTGAAGTTTGGGGTAATAACTGCGTTGACATTGCCGAATCATTACACTTGGAATACTGTAAATACATACTCCAGCttaagaaaagcactccaaactgtttcatctATAGTGAAACAGGACGTTTCcccctgtttgtgcatgtatattgccgaatgatcaaattctggcacaAATTGTCCATTGACACATTGACTAGTAATTGTGTTATAgcatcccaatgttgaaactcagaacaagtaatcacaaactaccaGTTGAGAAAGGGAGACgcatgaacataccacaagaagcaagattatgtcatctttgtgacacgaatcgagtgggagacgaataccaccttgtcatggaatgtcctgcaattcaaaatctccacaatcagtatttacctaagtattccagaacacgtcccaactcccacaaatatgcaacattaatgtctattagtagcgagaaaaagttactaaatttggctaaattcattaaagaaggttttaatgtgtttcgttaggagccagtttcagtccggattctttgccacttatgtcttaactgtacttgttgaataggaattagaacaatgagttgtgttaatcttgacaccgcatcccgtacatatccatttgtaaatgcatgatcatatatttttttatgtctttttttctcttgtatatatcaaaccaatcccagtattactggcaaatgggtgctaaaataacatgcaaattattgtgtattttattttgttacaccatgtcattgttactgctgtgctccaactaaccccccagttcccagttcaggctcaactagtcagatacagagccgtattgtaaatctaagttgtgatctgtgcatttgtctattcctattgcattgtaccagactgatgattacatttggccttttatttcattttattcttcccccatttgtattatccccccttttgtttcttctttttaaattatcttcgctcttcctctgtggccgtcatcctgttattgtcatgtttccttgtttctctatgactcaaaagagttaatgggaataaacaaactctgataGTTTGAGCTGAAGATAGTGAGCTGAAGAACCGGTTTAAATAGATGGGATTCTTCGACCGCCTGTCAGGCGGGCTTAGGCAGAGAACGGCGATCAGAGGTGCACGCCTCTCAGGCGggcgcagggttgaatgagttaaattTATCTTCAAACTTAAGCCAAACAGTTTGTATAACTTGGGCAAAAGCAGAAATAATGCTGCACTTCATCTTTTTCGGTGTCACAAAAATTACAGTTGtcattatcagttgttgttgtctcgttcgtcatttatcagatggattcccccgtctcctcgacaaaggcggcagtacgttgcaggtcctccagtcctccgtagagcttccgggccgctgggattgggtcgggccaggttttctctcggagcgcttggtggagcgggcaggactgcagcagatgttctgttgtctggctgcctgttctgcaggagcactgctctgtgtcaccgatacggagtttcgtgtataggtggtatttcaggcggttgtggcctgtcctgagcctgaaaatggttacctgctctcgacgagtcagcaggtagtacgggtctgttctgttgtggcatggatgctgctgcttccacttgttctgcagcttggccttaatgatggtcctggattcagagtagttggtagacctgtccatctgctctttcgtagtgccttcctttgctaGGGAGTcaacagtctcgttgccaagcacgttgcagtgggagggaatccactgaagggtgactgtgtgacttgtacagagggaggcgagagataaggacagatcgttgagttctggatcccTGTTGggccaaagggcctgcaagatggacagggcgtcggtcaggaagacaacgttgtggctggcgtaggggctggccttgctgttttcaaggcttctgcatcggctctgtaattggtggagtacaggccggtagcgaagcagatcttttcttctctgcctcctggatattgaacatagactcctgcccctccattccgaatggcatctgtcacagagccgtcagtgtagacacgAGTCCAGAACTCTGTGGGgaagtgggtgtggaggtgttcaaagGTGAGgaactttctttcagggccgctttgggaatctttggggccaacaccagggatgctgcactggataagtggaggggttccttcgctccaggcaagGTCGGCAAGACACCGAGGTATCACTTTGGGGACATGGTCAGGGATATCCTGATGTTGCcattctaggatcctgctctggtgtacgaagctccttctcttcagccgtccttttgttggctgggacagtctgttcttcatggggtggccttggATCCTCTTGAATTGggcagcctgggtcaggaatttggcgtctctgcggtcctcaagggtctggagctctgtgatggtttcaagatCCTGAATGGGCgtagacctcatggcccctgtgatgatacgggtagcttgattctgaaaCTTGCTGATCCGTTCAGAGTTGGACTTGGCTGTAGTGCCCCATacagtcatgccatactccagcactggcctgactct
The sequence above is a segment of the Babylonia areolata isolate BAREFJ2019XMU chromosome 19, ASM4173473v1, whole genome shotgun sequence genome. Coding sequences within it:
- the LOC143294201 gene encoding uncharacterized protein LOC143294201, with product MASVQDNGDASEPFLVCNDVKQGCVLAPTLFSLMFSVFSESDVAIDIRYRTQGKLFNFRRLLVRTKVTTDTIRDFLFPEDCALNTASETDMQYSVDKLSDACDNFGLTISTKKTEVMHQSAPGRSFIEPNITFKGQRVRAADRFTYLGSTLSRNATIDEEVNSRIAKASATFDQLHNNVWNRRGISPETKLKVYRATYAAVRLWDLDSLPAPCQETEPLPHNLPQEAPWDQMARQGP